One genomic region from Candidatus Atribacteria bacterium encodes:
- a CDS encoding flavodoxin family protein, which yields MKVTAFIGSARKKHTYNTTELLLQKLRLLGDIEYEIVQLSDYNLGTCKGCILCMDKGEELCPLKDDRDKLIEKIINSDGVIFA from the coding sequence ATGAAAGTTACTGCATTTATTGGTAGCGCAAGGAAGAAGCATACTTATAATACTACTGAACTTTTACTGCAAAAACTAAGATTACTTGGAGATATAGAATATGAAATAGTTCAGTTAAGTGATTATAACTTGGGAACCTGTAAAGGCTGCATATTGTGTATGGATAAAGGTGAAGAATTATGTCCATTAAAAGACGATAGAGATAAACTAATTGAAAAAATTATAAATTCAGACGGTGTAATTTTCGC